From the genome of Candidatus Hydrogenedentota bacterium:
GCTCTTCAGGCTCCACGCGCTCATGGACATTCCCCATGCGGAACACGATCCGGAAAAGGGGATCGTGCTGATTCTCGAAGACGCCGGTCGCCGCATCTCCGTTCTGGCCGATGACCTCATCGGCCAGCAGCAGGTCGTCATCAAGCCTCTGGGCAAGAGCCTGGGCTCCGTGCCGGGCCTCGCGGGCGGCGCCATCATGCCCGACGGGCGCGTCGGCCTGATTCTGGATACGGCCGGTCTGCTCAACAACGCGCGAAAAGCCTGAAAGGAGGCAGAACATGTCCATGCAGCCAAGCCCTCCCAAACGGGTTCGCGTCCTCATTGTGGACGACAGCGCACTGGTCCGCAGCGTGCTCACCCGTGAACTTGCGCGAGACCCCGAATTGGAAGTCGTCGGAAGCGCGCCCAACCCCTATGTCGCCCGCGACATGATCGTCGAGCTCAAGCCCGACGTGCTCACCCTCGACATCGAAATGCCCCGCATGGACGGGATCACTTTCCTGCGCAAGCTCATGCACTACTACCCTATCCCAACCGTGGTCGTCTCCTCGCTCACCCAGCGCGGTGGGGCCCTCGCCATGGAGGCGCTGGAGGCCGGCGCCGTGGACGTCATGTGCAAGTCCGGGTCCGCCCTCAGCGTGGACGATCTCGCCGAGTCCCTCTGTGAGAAGCTCAAGGGTGCGGCCTCGGCCCACCTCGAGCGGCGCGCCCTCCACGCCGACACCGTCGCCCTGGCGGCCCGCTCTCTCGCCATGACCCGCACCACCAACAAGGTCGTGGCCATCGGCGCGTCCACCGGCGGCACCCAGGCCCTTCAGTCCGTGTTGACCGCCCTGCCCGCCAACGCCCCCGGCATCGTC
Proteins encoded in this window:
- a CDS encoding chemotaxis response regulator protein-glutamate methylesterase → MSMQPSPPKRVRVLIVDDSALVRSVLTRELARDPELEVVGSAPNPYVARDMIVELKPDVLTLDIEMPRMDGITFLRKLMHYYPIPTVVVSSLTQRGGALAMEALEAGAVDVMCKSGSALSVDDLAESLCEKLKGAASAHLERRALHADTVALAARSLAMTRTTNKVVAIGASTGGTQALQSVLTALPANAPGIVIVQHMPEHFTRAFAERLDSLCAMQVKEAEDGDIVQPGRALIAPGNFHMLLARSGAQYYVSIRRGPLVGRHRPSINVLFKSVSTYAGANAIGVIMTGMGADGADGLRMMRDQGAATIGQDEQSCVVYGMPQEAVKRGAVEHVCSLDAIPEKILSLA